One window of the Tachypleus tridentatus isolate NWPU-2018 chromosome 10, ASM421037v1, whole genome shotgun sequence genome contains the following:
- the LOC143228370 gene encoding RYamide receptor-like, with product MVREAAHSTFPWERRQLNEEDGFFDFMITSSLALLNVSDLEHCGNFLNLFNDSFPDEFLETMFEFLVFTGKQSRGSKCEDPKWAVLSFPVTWKVLFVMILSILFVTSLLGNGTSASVAWSFRKTRTVSCFFILSLAISDILQTVMVLPAEVGNIVADMRWVYGSSACKTIPIIQNMSSMANGLTLCCIAIGRYVAITKALHWKSLESKNILAFVVVIIWATSLALSIPVAFIFSYHVPEKQNSQTTDLNWSPLQLKALAETAFSKDLPGYCTQTEEYMDTDSIKYYTFIFPAIMFLPLFFIIMFLYTYLSYFLWVRKPIGDLQSMSTQQYGIQQLKKKRVVKILISLIVLFFVCRAPTSLYNLWLGTVVQEPKVSDLVVTVNFTDLRR from the exons ATGGTAAGAGAAGCTGCTCATTCAACTTTTCCTTGGGAAAGACGTCAACTAAACGAAGAAGATGGATTTTTTGATTTCATGATTACATCTTCTTTAGCTTTGCTCAATGTTTCAGACCTAGAGCACTGTGGAAATTTTTTGAATTTATTCAATGATTCATTTCCCGATGAATTCCTTGAGACAATGTTCGAgtttttagtgtttactggaaagCAAAGTCGAGGTTCAAAGTGTGAGGATCCCAAATGGGCGGTCCTTTCTTTCCCAGTAACATGGAAAGTATTATTTGTCATGATACTCagcattttatttgttacatCGTTGCTAGGCAATGGAACTAGTGCATCTGTCGCTTGGTCTTTTAGAAAAACTAGGAcagtttcatgtttctttattttgtcttTGGCCATTAGTGACATATTACAAACCGTGATGGTGTTGCCAGCAGAAGTTGGCAATATCGTAGCAGATATGCGATGGGTGTATGGATCTTCAGCATGCAAAACTATCCCCATTATTCAGAACATGTCTTCTATGGCTAATGGTTTGACTTTGTGTTGTATAGCAATTGGCAGATACGTCGCCATCACGAAGGCTTTACACTGGAAATCATtggaaagtaaaaatatattggcATTCGTTGTCGTCATTATTTGGGCAACATCACTAGCACTAAGTATTCCAGTGGCTTTCATATTTTCTTACCACGTTCCTGagaaacaaaatagtcaaacaactGACTTAAACTGGTCGCCGCTTCAGCTGAAAGCTTTAGCAGAAACTGCGTTCTCTAAAGACCTTCCGGGGTACTGTACACAAACAGAAGAATACATGGATACAGACAGTATCAAATACTATACCTTCATCTTCCCAGCAATCATGTTCCTTCCGCTCTTCTTTATCATCATGTTCTTATACACGTATCTTTCATACTTTCTATGGGTTAGGAAACCAATAGGAGATTTACAGTCCATGTCCACTCAACAGTATGGTATCCAGCAGCTCAAGAAGAAACGTGTTGTTAAGATTTTAATTTCTCTCATTGTCCTGTTCTTCGTCTGCAGAGCACCAACTAGCTTGTACAATCTGTGGCTAGGAACAGTTGTTCAAGAACCCAAAGTCTCAGACTTGGTC GTTACGGTTAATTTTACAGACTTGCGTCGCTAA